The proteins below are encoded in one region of Nitrospinota bacterium:
- the fliD gene encoding flagellar filament capping protein FliD: MSISIDGLVSGTNYTSLIQQLIDIERQPIKLIENKQTILKEEKTAWSAISPKLVSLESAANDLKSAQKFSSLSASFQNNNSAGGSVLSVTATTSAAAGTYNVKVTQLAANQISASSQTFASMTTAAGLSGTLSIGATNVSITSGQSLSDILSNINNSAAAATATIVNSGTTASPLYKLVLSGDDTGAAGAFTASTVMDAGALSFTTTQSAQNALFTVNGISISKDTNTATDVISGVTLNLQTSGSGAVTVATDYAGIVTKVEKFVAAYNDALNLISNELKYDPSTKSKGALFGNNALMTIQNQLRSIVSGAVPGLDPTDTSTLSTLSQVGIMMDRNFQLTVDTAELSSALQTNFAQVQNLFAPSGSGTYTFVAASGKTQGGTYSTRVSGGVFQMKLSGTSDWISLTQDGNFALGQAGTSLEGLLIRTGSLVESATGQMKITVGVAERVATNASTYTEYSAEGLIYTQTKSIDDRDREYQDNIDALNVRITKKEVDLKAKFANLEVLLAKMSSQQQYLNNQLTNLNKNWR, translated from the coding sequence ATGTCTATTTCCATTGACGGGCTGGTCTCAGGGACTAACTATACGTCCTTGATCCAGCAACTGATTGACATCGAGAGGCAGCCCATAAAGCTAATCGAGAACAAGCAGACCATCCTCAAGGAAGAAAAGACCGCCTGGTCGGCCATCAGCCCCAAGCTCGTTTCGCTTGAGTCCGCCGCCAATGACTTAAAATCGGCCCAGAAGTTCTCCAGCCTGTCCGCCTCGTTCCAGAACAACAACTCCGCCGGCGGGTCCGTCCTGTCGGTCACGGCCACCACATCCGCGGCGGCAGGCACATATAACGTAAAGGTCACTCAACTAGCCGCCAACCAGATTTCCGCCAGCAGCCAGACTTTTGCGAGCATGACCACAGCCGCCGGGCTTTCGGGGACCTTGAGCATCGGCGCCACCAACGTGAGCATCACTTCCGGGCAGAGCCTGTCGGATATTTTGAGCAACATAAACAATTCGGCCGCCGCAGCCACGGCGACAATAGTCAACTCCGGAACGACCGCAAGCCCACTATACAAGCTTGTCCTCTCCGGCGATGACACCGGGGCCGCCGGGGCATTCACCGCATCAACGGTGATGGACGCGGGAGCGCTTAGTTTCACCACCACGCAGTCCGCCCAGAACGCCCTGTTCACCGTCAACGGCATATCCATAAGCAAGGACACGAACACGGCCACTGACGTCATTTCCGGGGTGACGCTAAACCTGCAGACCTCCGGGTCCGGCGCCGTGACGGTCGCCACCGACTATGCCGGGATCGTCACGAAGGTAGAAAAATTCGTCGCCGCGTACAATGACGCGCTCAACCTGATCTCCAACGAGCTCAAGTACGACCCGTCCACAAAGTCGAAAGGGGCGCTTTTCGGCAATAACGCCCTGATGACCATACAAAACCAGCTGCGCTCCATAGTCAGCGGCGCGGTGCCCGGACTGGACCCCACTGACACAAGCACGTTATCGACGCTGTCGCAGGTGGGGATCATGATGGACCGGAATTTCCAGCTCACGGTGGACACAGCCGAGCTTTCCTCGGCGCTGCAGACCAATTTTGCCCAGGTCCAGAACCTTTTCGCCCCCAGCGGAAGCGGTACCTACACTTTCGTGGCCGCCTCTGGCAAAACACAGGGCGGGACATACAGCACCAGGGTGTCCGGCGGGGTGTTCCAGATGAAGCTTTCCGGCACAAGCGACTGGATATCCCTCACGCAGGACGGGAACTTCGCCCTTGGGCAGGCCGGAACATCGCTTGAAGGGCTGCTAATCAGGACAGGATCGCTGGTGGAAAGCGCCACGGGCCAGATGAAAATAACCGTGGGCGTGGCCGAGCGCGTGGCCACCAACGCTTCGACTTACACGGAATATTCGGCTGAAGGGCTGATCTACACCCAGACCAAGAGCATAGATGACCGGGACAGGGAATATCAGGACAACATTGACGCCTTGAACGTGAGAATCACGAAAAAGGAAGTGGACCTGAAAGCTAAATTCGCCAATCTGGAGGTCTTGCTGGCAAAGATGAGCTCCCAGCAGCAATACCTTAACAACCAGTTGACGAACCTGAACAAGAACTGGAGATAA
- the fliS gene encoding flagellar export chaperone FliS: MQGYGRPSVYQVTQVSTANKSKLVLMMYDGAIRFINDAKRCLETRDIAGRGLAISKAQRIVHELRAALNMEKGGEVAVSLEKVYSIVNRRLLDANMKGSVADLNICMDMFTTLKDAWSQAMHSAGQEQMPIHAAPMAAAGVKVAV, from the coding sequence ATGCAAGGTTACGGCAGGCCATCGGTTTACCAGGTGACGCAGGTTTCGACCGCGAACAAGTCAAAGCTGGTCCTCATGATGTATGACGGGGCGATACGCTTCATCAACGACGCGAAACGCTGCCTTGAAACACGGGACATCGCGGGCAGGGGGCTTGCCATAAGCAAGGCTCAACGCATAGTGCACGAATTGCGCGCCGCTCTGAACATGGAAAAAGGGGGAGAGGTGGCGGTCAGTCTGGAGAAGGTCTATTCGATCGTCAACAGGCGGCTTTTGGACGCGAACATGAAGGGAAGCGTGGCGGACCTGAACATCTGCATGGACATGTTCACCACGTTAAAGGACGCGTGGAGCCAGGCGATGCACTCGGCGGGGCAGGAGCAAATGCCGATCCACGCCGCGCCAATGGCGGCGGCCGGGGTTAAAGTGGCCGTCTGA
- a CDS encoding hemerythrin family protein gives MYIQWSSSYRAGVDNFDRQHKILFDIMNDFHSRIISGHSGDSLLPTLNELASYAATHFSLEEKAMAAAGYAGLEAHKKEHALFRSEVIGCLSDHMNGVKVMPLDLLRFISEWLKNHIMKRDIEYGACLSSGQTQRHAMSGRETGV, from the coding sequence ATGTATATCCAGTGGAGCAGTTCATACAGGGCCGGCGTGGATAATTTTGACAGGCAGCACAAGATATTGTTCGACATCATGAACGATTTTCACAGCCGGATAATTTCCGGCCACAGCGGGGATTCCCTGCTCCCCACGTTAAACGAGCTGGCCAGTTACGCCGCCACGCATTTTTCCCTGGAGGAAAAGGCGATGGCCGCGGCCGGGTATGCGGGGCTGGAAGCCCACAAAAAGGAGCACGCTTTATTCCGGAGCGAGGTGATCGGCTGTCTTTCCGATCACATGAACGGGGTGAAGGTCATGCCCCTGGACCTGCTCCGGTTTATTTCCGAATGGCTGAAAAACCACATCATGAAAAGGGACATTGAATACGGCGCCTGTCTTTCAAGCGGGCAAACGCAGCGTCACGCCATGAGCGGACGCGAGACGGGCGTATGA